A single genomic interval of Picosynechococcus sp. PCC 7003 harbors:
- a CDS encoding polysaccharide deacetylase family protein: MKAVRFVPPYPKAWRKVIRLFFATAIALILVRNALPLIRQISFFGLYQVATTEKVVALTYDDGPAPPYTEAILEVLNNYQAKATFYVVGQNLEIYPDTVRKTIAAGHELSNHSYEHKYMAFRSWDYITNEVDKTDQLLRNLGVTGQIDFRPPWGRRFLLLPLYLHQQQKRLVIWNVDSFDWELDASPSDIAARVIGAIQPGSIVLMHDGGGDRQRTVEATDLILSQLTEAGYRFVTVAELFELS, encoded by the coding sequence GTGAAAGCTGTTCGTTTTGTTCCTCCATATCCCAAGGCTTGGCGGAAGGTCATTCGTCTCTTTTTCGCCACGGCGATCGCCTTGATTTTGGTGCGAAATGCGTTGCCCTTGATCCGGCAAATTAGCTTTTTTGGCCTGTACCAAGTCGCCACAACCGAGAAAGTCGTCGCCTTGACCTACGATGACGGCCCAGCCCCTCCCTACACCGAAGCTATTTTAGAGGTTCTCAACAACTACCAGGCGAAGGCCACCTTTTATGTGGTGGGGCAAAATCTCGAAATTTATCCAGACACCGTTCGCAAAACCATCGCCGCTGGCCATGAACTGAGTAACCATTCCTACGAGCACAAATACATGGCCTTCCGTTCCTGGGACTACATCACCAACGAAGTAGACAAAACGGATCAATTGCTGCGAAATTTGGGGGTGACGGGCCAGATCGATTTTCGGCCGCCCTGGGGACGTCGTTTTCTCCTGTTACCCCTTTATCTCCATCAGCAACAGAAACGCCTCGTAATCTGGAATGTAGATTCTTTTGATTGGGAACTGGATGCTAGTCCCTCGGACATTGCGGCCCGGGTGATTGGGGCGATACAGCCCGGATCCATTGTTTTGATGCATGATGGCGGTGGCGATCGCCAACGCACCGTAGAAGCGACAGATTTGATTTTGAGTCAACTGACCGAAGCGGGCTATCGCTTTGTGACCGTGGCCGAACTCTTTGAATTGTCCTGA
- a CDS encoding aspartate ammonia-lyase, which translates to MSADFRIEKDSMGDRQIPHDAYYGIQTLRATENFPISGLKPLPTYVDACVLIKKATALTNSELGCIPENLATAIVQACDEVLKGNLRDQFVVDVYQAGAGTSHHMNINEVLANRALELLGGEKGDYQTVSPNDHVNYGQSTNDVIPTAIRIGALLALEHCLYPALSGAIATLDNKAEEFAHIVKSGRTHMQDAVPVRLGEGFRAWAEILTAHMGRIETAAKDLTVLGLGGSASGTGLNTHPQYRFRVAEILSELIGQPLTSASHLMAAMQSMSPFVNVSGSLRNLAQDLVKISHDLRLMDSGPNTGFKEIQLPPVQPGSSIMPGKYNPVMAEMTSMVCFQVMGYDTAIAFAAQAGQLELNVMMPLIAYDLIHSIEILGNTIKALSEKCLAGITANEQRCHNYAESSLSLVTALNTHIGYLNAADVAKESLQTGKTLRQIVLERGLMDQATLAQVLDLEKMSQLPGN; encoded by the coding sequence ATGAGCGCAGATTTTCGCATTGAAAAAGATTCCATGGGCGATCGCCAAATCCCCCACGATGCCTACTATGGCATCCAAACCCTCCGGGCAACGGAAAATTTCCCCATTAGCGGCCTAAAGCCTCTTCCCACCTATGTCGATGCTTGTGTGCTGATCAAAAAAGCCACAGCACTGACTAATAGCGAATTGGGTTGTATCCCCGAAAATTTGGCGACGGCGATTGTCCAAGCCTGTGATGAAGTGCTCAAAGGCAATCTGCGTGATCAATTTGTGGTTGATGTTTACCAAGCCGGGGCTGGCACTTCCCACCACATGAATATTAATGAAGTGTTGGCGAACCGTGCCCTCGAACTCCTCGGCGGCGAAAAGGGCGATTACCAAACCGTCAGCCCCAATGACCATGTGAACTATGGCCAATCCACCAACGATGTAATTCCTACAGCAATCCGCATCGGTGCTTTACTCGCCCTCGAACATTGTTTATATCCGGCTCTCTCTGGGGCGATCGCCACCCTTGATAACAAAGCCGAAGAATTCGCCCACATCGTCAAATCTGGCCGTACCCATATGCAGGACGCGGTTCCCGTGCGTTTAGGGGAAGGATTCCGTGCTTGGGCAGAAATTCTCACCGCCCACATGGGACGCATCGAAACTGCTGCAAAGGATCTAACCGTTTTAGGGTTAGGCGGGAGTGCTTCTGGCACAGGTTTAAACACCCATCCCCAGTACCGTTTCCGCGTCGCCGAAATTTTAAGTGAGCTGATCGGGCAACCCTTAACTTCTGCGTCGCACCTAATGGCAGCCATGCAAAGTATGTCGCCTTTTGTGAATGTGTCTGGCTCCCTGCGTAACCTCGCCCAGGATCTGGTGAAAATTTCCCATGATTTGCGCCTGATGGATTCTGGCCCCAACACTGGTTTTAAGGAAATTCAGTTACCGCCCGTCCAACCCGGTTCCTCGATTATGCCCGGTAAATATAACCCCGTCATGGCAGAAATGACCTCGATGGTCTGCTTTCAGGTGATGGGCTACGACACGGCGATCGCCTTTGCGGCCCAGGCTGGTCAACTAGAGCTGAACGTGATGATGCCCCTAATTGCCTATGATCTGATCCACAGCATCGAAATTCTTGGCAACACGATCAAAGCTCTCAGCGAAAAATGTTTGGCTGGGATTACCGCCAATGAACAACGCTGCCACAATTATGCAGAAAGTAGTCTTTCCCTTGTCACGGCCCTGAATACCCATATCGGTTATCTCAACGCCGCCGATGTCGCCAAGGAATCCCTGCAAACGGGCAAAACCCTCCGGCAAATTGTCCTTGAGCGAGGCTTAATGGATCAAGCAACCCTTGCCCAAGTCCTCGACCTCGAAAAAATGAGTCAATTACCCGGCAATTAA
- a CDS encoding ABC transporter ATP-binding protein has translation MPDLATPILNVQHLTRRFGGLVAVHDVSFQVTPGEIFGLIGPNGAGKTTFFNMLTGMISPSQGSILYQGRGIHGLAPHQIAASGIARTFQNLRLFGNLSALENVAIARHLHQKNNIFEGIFGLPKAKKAEQETYDRAKELLDLVGLAGKYRQQAKNFSYGDQRRLEIARALALEPQLLLLDEPAAGMNPNEKGALSDLIRQIRAQFDLTILLIEHHIPLVMGLCDRLAVLDFGELIALGLPEVVKADPAVIEAYLGDE, from the coding sequence ATGCCGGATTTAGCCACTCCCATCCTCAATGTCCAACATCTAACCCGGCGCTTTGGGGGTCTGGTGGCGGTGCATGATGTGTCTTTTCAGGTGACACCAGGGGAGATTTTTGGCTTAATTGGGCCGAATGGGGCAGGCAAAACGACTTTTTTTAATATGTTGACCGGGATGATCTCCCCTTCCCAAGGAAGCATTCTGTACCAAGGTCGAGGGATTCATGGTCTGGCGCCCCACCAAATTGCCGCCTCTGGTATTGCACGGACGTTTCAGAATCTGCGCTTGTTTGGAAATTTATCGGCCCTGGAAAATGTGGCGATCGCCCGCCATCTGCACCAAAAAAACAACATTTTCGAAGGAATTTTCGGTTTACCCAAAGCAAAAAAGGCGGAACAGGAAACCTACGACCGAGCGAAGGAATTGTTGGATTTGGTGGGTTTAGCCGGAAAATACCGTCAACAGGCGAAAAATTTTTCCTATGGGGATCAGCGGCGCTTAGAAATTGCCCGGGCTCTAGCGTTGGAACCCCAGCTTTTACTCCTCGATGAACCCGCCGCCGGGATGAACCCCAACGAAAAAGGCGCTTTGAGTGATTTAATTCGACAGATTCGGGCGCAATTTGACCTGACGATTCTGTTGATTGAGCACCATATTCCCCTGGTGATGGGACTGTGCGATCGCCTGGCAGTGTTGGACTTTGGCGAACTGATTGCCCTCGGTTTACCGGAAGTGGTTAAGGCAGATCCAGCGGTGATCGAAGCGTATTTGGGGGATGAGTAA
- a CDS encoding Uma2 family endonuclease has product MVASMKNARRKEAIAPWVPAQWEAYQQQRDLPTDDLNKQKLYFYQNSLLLEMDAEGINHASVNNLFTLLIGFWFAFKPENTGHLMGGCQLEKSSQKIAAAPDLVLYLGNNHPVWKQGDRRYLNLDEWRVPDLVGEISDTTIFHDLDRKKEIYAALGIPEYWVIDVQAQRFFLLVLNESGRYESVETSQVLKNLPKALLEEALERVALDGNAQVAQWFMGQLQAEQPQ; this is encoded by the coding sequence ATGGTTGCTTCAATGAAGAATGCACGCCGGAAAGAGGCGATCGCCCCTTGGGTTCCAGCCCAGTGGGAAGCGTACCAACAACAACGGGATTTACCGACGGATGATCTCAATAAACAAAAACTCTATTTTTATCAAAATTCACTATTACTTGAAATGGATGCAGAAGGAATTAATCACGCTTCAGTTAATAATTTATTTACGCTACTCATTGGCTTTTGGTTTGCATTTAAGCCAGAAAATACAGGACATTTAATGGGCGGTTGTCAATTAGAAAAAAGCTCACAAAAAATTGCGGCTGCACCTGATTTAGTTTTGTATCTTGGGAACAATCATCCCGTTTGGAAACAAGGCGATCGCCGTTATTTAAACCTCGATGAATGGCGCGTCCCTGATTTAGTCGGTGAAATTTCTGACACGACAATTTTCCATGATTTAGACCGTAAAAAAGAAATCTATGCCGCTTTAGGCATCCCCGAATATTGGGTAATTGATGTCCAAGCCCAACGGTTTTTTCTCTTAGTTTTAAATGAGTCTGGACGCTATGAATCCGTTGAAACATCTCAGGTTTTAAAGAATTTGCCGAAAGCATTGTTAGAAGAAGCCCTAGAGCGTGTTGCCTTAGACGGTAATGCCCAAGTAGCTCAGTGGTTTATGGGACAATTGCAAGCCGAACAGCCCCAATGA
- a CDS encoding ABC transporter substrate-binding protein, producing MIGEQQEKIEAALAPFTEETGIEVVYEGTDTFATTLPIRVDSGNPPDLAMFPQPGLMADFAREGMLVPLTEFMSLEDLQAAYDESWIQLGSVNNVPYGVWYRASVKSLVWYNPQQFTANGYEIPTTWDEMLALSDRLVSEGKTPWCIGMESGDATGWVGTDWVEEIMLRTAGPNVYDQWISHEIPFNDPAVENAVNIFGDIVRNEDYVYGGVVSALSTPFGDSIQGLFGEDPNCYLHKQGNFIEAFLPTDINLDEDVDVFPLPQINPDQGLPILVAGDVFAMFNDTPEARQLMEYLASKTPHEVAAGLGGYLSPRQGIDLALYPTDLSRKQAEILNNADVIRFDASDMMPGAVGTGTFWSGMVDYVGGADAETVLTNIENSWPE from the coding sequence ATGATTGGGGAGCAACAGGAAAAAATTGAGGCTGCCCTCGCTCCTTTTACTGAAGAAACAGGCATCGAAGTGGTTTACGAAGGTACAGATACCTTTGCGACGACCCTCCCGATTCGGGTTGATTCTGGTAATCCGCCTGATTTAGCGATGTTTCCCCAACCAGGACTAATGGCAGATTTTGCGCGGGAAGGTATGCTGGTTCCCCTGACAGAATTCATGAGTCTTGAGGATTTGCAAGCAGCTTACGACGAATCGTGGATTCAGCTTGGCAGTGTAAATAATGTGCCCTATGGGGTGTGGTATCGGGCTTCGGTCAAAAGTTTAGTGTGGTACAACCCGCAGCAATTTACGGCGAATGGTTACGAAATTCCTACCACTTGGGATGAAATGCTGGCCTTGAGCGATCGCCTTGTATCTGAAGGCAAAACCCCCTGGTGTATTGGCATGGAAAGTGGTGATGCTACAGGTTGGGTCGGCACTGATTGGGTTGAAGAAATTATGCTGCGCACCGCCGGCCCCAATGTCTATGACCAGTGGATTAGCCACGAAATCCCCTTTAACGATCCGGCGGTAGAAAATGCAGTTAACATTTTCGGCGACATTGTCCGCAACGAGGATTATGTTTATGGTGGCGTAGTGAGTGCCTTGAGTACGCCTTTTGGGGATTCAATTCAGGGATTGTTTGGCGAAGATCCCAACTGCTACCTACACAAGCAGGGGAACTTTATTGAGGCATTTTTACCGACGGATATTAATCTTGATGAAGATGTCGATGTATTCCCCCTCCCGCAGATTAATCCCGATCAAGGCTTACCAATTTTGGTGGCTGGGGATGTGTTTGCGATGTTTAATGACACCCCGGAAGCGCGACAATTAATGGAATACCTCGCCAGTAAAACGCCCCACGAGGTCGCCGCTGGCTTGGGGGGATATCTTTCGCCGCGACAAGGCATTGATTTAGCCCTGTATCCCACGGATTTGAGCCGAAAACAAGCAGAGATTTTGAATAATGCGGATGTGATCCGCTTTGATGCGTCGGACATGATGCCCGGTGCGGTGGGAACAGGCACGTTCTGGTCGGGCATGGTGGACTATGTCGGCGGCGCAGATGCGGAAACGGTTTTAACCAATATTGAAAATAGCTGGCCGGAGTGA
- a CDS encoding ABC transporter ATP-binding protein: protein MLELIDVSVNYGGIEALKNIHLTVNTGEIVTLIGANGAGKTTTLKAISRLVNLRQGRILYNGTEITTSAPHAVVRAGIAHSPEGRRILARQTVLSNLELGAYTRQDTLRIKADLEKQFAIFPRLAERKNQIAGTLSGGEQQMLAIARAVMGRPKLLLLDEPSLGLAPQIVKEIFQVIQQLHAEGTTILLVEQNASLALECSDRAYVLEAGYLKISGNARDLLSDERVKAAYLG, encoded by the coding sequence ATGTTGGAACTAATCGATGTCTCGGTCAATTATGGCGGTATCGAAGCCCTAAAAAATATCCATTTAACGGTGAATACCGGAGAAATTGTCACCCTGATCGGGGCGAATGGGGCAGGAAAAACCACCACCCTCAAGGCTATTTCGCGACTTGTGAATCTCCGCCAAGGCCGAATTTTATATAACGGCACCGAGATCACCACAAGCGCCCCCCATGCCGTTGTTAGGGCGGGCATTGCCCATAGCCCAGAAGGACGACGGATATTAGCGCGACAAACAGTTTTAAGCAATTTAGAATTGGGAGCCTATACCCGCCAGGACACCTTAAGGATTAAGGCGGATCTCGAAAAACAATTTGCCATTTTCCCGCGCCTCGCAGAACGGAAAAATCAAATTGCTGGCACCCTCAGCGGTGGGGAGCAACAAATGTTGGCGATCGCCAGGGCGGTGATGGGTCGGCCGAAACTCCTGCTCCTCGATGAACCAAGCCTTGGTCTAGCCCCCCAAATCGTCAAAGAAATTTTTCAGGTGATTCAACAACTCCACGCCGAAGGCACCACGATTCTTTTAGTGGAACAAAATGCGAGTCTGGCCCTCGAATGTAGCGATCGCGCCTATGTTTTGGAAGCGGGTTACCTTAAAATTAGCGGCAACGCCCGGGATCTACTCAGCGATGAACGGGTCAAAGCGGCCTATCTGGGCTAG
- a CDS encoding carbohydrate ABC transporter permease: MMEFWTRLLNVVLAIAIGCGGVIGLFYLANLAINALPKPWNQRLLPWVYISPALLLLSAYLILPTVQTFYLSFLDGRSQNFVGLKNYIFAFTDRAMLIAFKNNLLWLVLVTGISVSLGLIIAVLVDKVRYEPIIKSLIFLPMAISFVGASVIWKFMYAYKPAGDDQIGVLNALLVNFGFEPVGWVVEQSVNNFALIAIMIWLYTGFAMVILSSAVKGIPEEVIEAARIDGANSWQIFWRITIPMIRSTILVVSTTIIILVLKVFDIVFVMTGGNYGTEVIASRMIKEMFNYRNFGRGSAIAIVLLILIIPVMISNIRRFRTQEKLR; encoded by the coding sequence ATGATGGAATTTTGGACGCGTCTGTTGAACGTCGTCTTGGCGATCGCCATCGGTTGTGGCGGTGTGATTGGGCTATTTTATTTAGCCAATCTTGCGATTAATGCCCTGCCGAAACCCTGGAATCAGCGGTTGTTGCCATGGGTTTATATTTCTCCGGCATTATTGTTGCTGTCTGCTTATTTGATTTTGCCGACGGTGCAAACTTTTTATCTAAGCTTTTTAGATGGGCGATCGCAAAACTTTGTCGGACTCAAAAACTATATTTTTGCCTTCACGGATCGGGCAATGTTAATTGCCTTTAAAAACAATTTACTCTGGCTTGTCTTGGTCACGGGAATCAGCGTCAGTTTAGGGTTAATTATTGCCGTTTTAGTCGATAAAGTGCGCTATGAACCAATTATTAAATCCCTGATTTTCTTGCCGATGGCAATCTCCTTTGTGGGGGCGAGTGTCATCTGGAAATTTATGTACGCCTACAAACCCGCTGGCGATGATCAGATTGGGGTTTTAAATGCACTGCTGGTGAATTTTGGCTTTGAACCTGTGGGCTGGGTTGTGGAGCAATCGGTAAATAATTTTGCCCTAATTGCAATCATGATTTGGCTTTATACAGGCTTTGCGATGGTGATTTTATCTTCGGCGGTGAAAGGGATTCCCGAAGAAGTCATCGAGGCGGCGCGGATTGACGGGGCAAATAGCTGGCAAATTTTTTGGCGAATTACGATCCCGATGATCCGCTCAACAATCCTTGTCGTCAGTACCACGATTATTATTTTGGTCTTAAAAGTATTCGATATTGTCTTTGTGATGACAGGAGGAAATTATGGTACGGAAGTGATCGCCAGTCGCATGATTAAAGAGATGTTTAATTATCGAAATTTTGGGCGCGGTAGTGCGATCGCCATCGTGCTTTTAATTTTAATTATCCCAGTAATGATCAGTAATATCCGACGGTTTAGAACACAGGAGAAGTTACGCTGA
- the acsF gene encoding magnesium-protoporphyrin IX monomethyl ester (oxidative) cyclase, translating into MVTLTDQPSPELLRPGVKKPVQETLLTPRFYTTDFDKIAKMVLSSHEEEILAALEELRADYNRNHFIRDESFEQSWDHFDEKTRSIFIDFLERSCTSEFSGFLLFKELSRRLRDRSPILAEAFHLLARDEARHAGFINKSMVDFGLCLDLKYLTQKRTYTFFPPEWVIYTVYLSEKIGYWRYILVYRHLEKHPEHNIYPLFKYFESWCQDENRHGDFFKALLRSQKSLWKTWQSRLWSRFFLLTVFVTHSLTTLERSDFYEMIGLDAHQYNRDVIRNTNETSLRAFPEVLDTNHPQFFSRLEACAAANEHLKAIATNGKPKVIQFFQKVPWIASIVWHMALIFFTKPVDAEALRAEVH; encoded by the coding sequence ATGGTTACGCTCACTGACCAGCCGAGTCCAGAACTCCTCAGACCAGGGGTTAAAAAACCAGTTCAAGAAACCCTCCTCACACCCCGTTTTTACACCACGGATTTCGATAAAATTGCCAAAATGGTGCTCTCTTCCCACGAGGAAGAAATTTTGGCGGCCCTCGAAGAATTGCGCGCCGATTATAACCGCAACCATTTCATCCGTGACGAAAGTTTTGAGCAATCTTGGGATCATTTCGATGAGAAAACCCGCAGCATTTTTATTGACTTTTTAGAACGTTCCTGTACATCTGAGTTTTCTGGTTTTCTTTTATTTAAAGAGCTTTCCCGCCGCCTCCGCGATCGCAGCCCAATCCTCGCAGAAGCGTTCCACCTCCTAGCCCGGGATGAGGCGCGCCATGCGGGATTTATTAACAAATCGATGGTGGACTTTGGGCTTTGTTTAGACCTGAAATATCTTACCCAAAAACGCACCTATACTTTCTTTCCGCCGGAATGGGTGATTTACACCGTTTACCTGTCGGAAAAGATCGGCTATTGGCGTTATATCCTCGTGTATCGCCACCTGGAAAAACATCCAGAACATAATATTTATCCGCTGTTTAAGTATTTTGAAAGTTGGTGCCAAGACGAAAACCGCCACGGGGACTTTTTTAAAGCCCTATTGCGATCGCAAAAATCCCTCTGGAAAACCTGGCAATCTCGGCTATGGTCGCGCTTTTTCCTCCTGACGGTGTTTGTCACCCATTCCCTGACGACCCTGGAGCGGTCTGATTTTTACGAAATGATTGGCCTCGATGCCCACCAATACAATCGAGATGTCATTCGCAACACCAATGAAACGTCCCTGCGGGCTTTCCCGGAAGTGCTCGACACGAACCATCCCCAGTTTTTCTCCCGCTTAGAAGCCTGCGCCGCCGCCAATGAACATCTCAAGGCGATCGCCACCAACGGGAAACCGAAAGTAATTCAGTTTTTCCAAAAAGTCCCCTGGATCGCCAGCATTGTTTGGCATATGGCTTTGATTTTCTTCACGAAGCCTGTGGATGCCGAAGCCCTACGGGCCGAAGTTCACTAA
- a CDS encoding helix-turn-helix domain-containing protein: MTDPNLCNDVNFQCPIQFVVDLLGNKWSILVLRELFTGDRRTNELLKALPGISTKTLMVRLRELETHGLVERRIYAEIPPRVEYSLTAKGREIQPVMTALHQVGSQWLEQDTCVCPLQGEIDSVQSA; the protein is encoded by the coding sequence ATGACTGACCCCAATCTTTGTAATGATGTCAATTTCCAATGTCCGATCCAATTTGTGGTGGATTTGTTGGGAAATAAATGGTCAATTTTAGTGTTGCGGGAGCTTTTTACGGGCGATCGCCGCACCAATGAGTTGCTTAAGGCTTTACCGGGGATCAGTACTAAAACGTTAATGGTGCGCCTGCGAGAACTAGAAACCCATGGCCTCGTGGAACGGCGCATCTATGCCGAGATCCCGCCTCGTGTTGAATATTCGTTAACGGCCAAGGGGCGAGAAATTCAACCGGTGATGACGGCCCTTCATCAGGTCGGCTCCCAATGGCTCGAACAAGATACGTGCGTTTGTCCCTTGCAGGGGGAAATAGATTCGGTGCAATCGGCTTGA
- a CDS encoding ABC transporter ATP-binding protein, with the protein MASVTFEQVTKRFDDFVAVNNLNLAIEDGEFLVFVGPSGCGKTTSLRLLAGLESITDGQICIGDRRVNHLSPKDRDIAMVFQSYALYPHMSVYENMAFSLQLQGVDKTEINKRVQSAAAQLGIARLLQRKPKELSGGQRQRVAVGRAIVRKPAVFLMDEPLSNLDAKLRVQARKEISKLHQDLNTTFIYVTHDQVEAMTMGDRIAVMKDGILQQVDSPGNLYNNPNNLFVAGFIGSPAMNFFDVEQTTNEEEPCLKLGQNLISIQKYLPQFIVDGGVTFKDRPITLGIRPEDIYHPQYLPPDIPTMPVQATINMIEMMGNELIVYLTTAEQEEFVARFDPRATVKQGETLDVLWNVQRLYLFDREMETVIA; encoded by the coding sequence ATGGCTAGCGTAACGTTCGAGCAAGTGACGAAGCGATTTGATGATTTTGTCGCCGTCAACAACCTCAACCTTGCCATCGAAGATGGTGAATTCTTAGTATTTGTCGGGCCATCTGGCTGCGGGAAAACCACGTCTCTCCGGTTATTGGCCGGGCTAGAGTCCATTACAGACGGGCAAATTTGCATTGGTGATCGCCGCGTGAATCACCTCTCCCCCAAAGATCGTGACATTGCGATGGTGTTTCAATCCTATGCCCTCTATCCTCACATGAGCGTCTATGAAAATATGGCGTTCAGTCTGCAATTGCAGGGAGTTGATAAAACCGAGATCAACAAGCGTGTCCAGAGTGCTGCCGCCCAATTAGGGATCGCAAGATTATTACAACGCAAACCCAAGGAGCTTTCAGGCGGACAGCGGCAACGGGTCGCAGTGGGGCGGGCAATTGTTCGCAAACCCGCCGTCTTTTTGATGGATGAACCCCTCTCAAACCTCGATGCTAAATTGCGCGTTCAAGCCCGCAAAGAAATTAGCAAACTCCACCAAGATCTTAATACCACCTTTATTTACGTCACCCACGATCAAGTGGAAGCGATGACCATGGGCGATCGCATTGCCGTGATGAAGGATGGCATTTTGCAGCAGGTCGATAGTCCCGGCAATCTCTATAACAATCCCAATAATTTGTTTGTCGCCGGATTTATCGGTAGTCCCGCGATGAATTTCTTTGACGTAGAGCAAACGACCAATGAAGAAGAACCCTGTCTAAAATTGGGTCAGAATTTAATTTCAATTCAAAAATATTTACCGCAATTTATCGTTGATGGTGGCGTGACCTTTAAGGATCGGCCGATCACCTTAGGGATTCGTCCCGAAGATATTTACCATCCTCAATATTTGCCCCCTGATATCCCCACTATGCCTGTGCAAGCGACAATCAATATGATTGAAATGATGGGCAATGAACTTATTGTTTACCTCACAACGGCTGAACAAGAAGAGTTTGTGGCGCGATTTGACCCCCGTGCTACGGTTAAACAGGGAGAAACCCTTGATGTGTTGTGGAATGTCCAACGTCTGTATCTTTTTGATCGCGAAATGGAAACAGTTATTGCATAG
- a CDS encoding diguanylate cyclase — MVAIAQRILRSINQFAVPVGNSFWYGSLSIGVAARLADMDNFEALIKMADQSLYLAKQSGRNCVKTIFDQRKTRSQTVKTRGALPNSNGQQS; from the coding sequence ATTGTGGCGATCGCCCAGCGAATCTTGAGATCTATCAATCAGTTTGCCGTGCCTGTGGGAAACTCCTTTTGGTATGGCAGTCTCAGCATTGGCGTGGCGGCGCGCTTAGCCGATATGGATAACTTTGAAGCCCTGATTAAAATGGCAGATCAGAGCCTTTACCTCGCTAAACAGTCTGGCCGAAACTGTGTTAAAACAATCTTCGACCAGCGCAAAACCAGATCTCAGACCGTGAAAACCCGGGGGGCCTTACCGAACAGTAACGGACAACAATCCTAA
- a CDS encoding carbonic anhydrase — protein MKKLIRGLDKFKQSYVASHQDLFEQLSHGQKPRVLFICCSDSRVDPALITQTDIGEIFVIRNAGNIIPPYGAANGGEGGTLEYALQGLDIRQIIVCGHSHCGAMKGLLKLNKLQADMPLVYDWLKHAEATRRLVRDTYPHCEGEELVETLVAENVLVQIDNLKTYPVVRSRLHQGKLKIYGWIYNIENGEVLAYDEAKHAYVKPDYSLIDESPFAEREAVEGCPIPYTIASGQTLAGWYGETDTFSVSG, from the coding sequence GTGAAAAAACTTATTCGCGGCCTGGACAAATTTAAGCAAAGCTATGTTGCGAGCCACCAGGATCTTTTTGAACAACTCTCCCACGGCCAAAAGCCCCGCGTTCTTTTCATTTGCTGTTCCGATTCTCGCGTTGATCCGGCGCTGATTACCCAAACAGATATTGGCGAAATTTTTGTCATCCGTAATGCTGGCAATATTATTCCCCCCTATGGTGCGGCCAATGGTGGCGAAGGGGGCACTTTAGAATACGCCCTCCAAGGTCTCGATATTCGGCAAATTATTGTTTGTGGCCATTCCCACTGTGGCGCGATGAAGGGATTGTTGAAATTAAATAAACTCCAAGCGGATATGCCTCTGGTTTACGATTGGCTCAAACACGCCGAAGCCACCCGTCGCCTCGTCCGGGATACTTACCCCCACTGCGAAGGGGAAGAACTGGTCGAAACCCTCGTCGCGGAAAATGTTCTTGTCCAGATTGATAATCTCAAAACTTATCCCGTGGTGCGATCGCGTCTCCACCAGGGCAAACTAAAAATCTATGGCTGGATTTATAACATCGAAAACGGGGAAGTCCTCGCCTACGACGAAGCGAAACATGCCTATGTGAAGCCAGACTATAGCCTCATTGACGAAAGTCCCTTTGCGGAACGGGAAGCCGTAGAAGGTTGTCCAATTCCTTACACCATCGCTTCTGGACAGACTTTAGCGGGTTGGTACGGTGAAACTGATACGTTTTCCGTGAGCGGTTAG